One Nomascus leucogenys isolate Asia chromosome 22a, Asia_NLE_v1, whole genome shotgun sequence DNA segment encodes these proteins:
- the ADGRF4 gene encoding adhesion G protein-coupled receptor F4 has protein sequence MKMKSQATMICCLMFFLSTECSHYRSKIHLKAGDKLQSPEGKPKTGRIQEQCEGPCISSSNCSQPCAKDFHGEIGFTCNQKKWHKSTETCTSLSVEKLFKDSTGASRLSVAAPSIPLHILDFRAPETIESVAQGIRKNCPLDYACIIDIVKSSETTSGNIAFIVELLKNISTDLSDNVTREKMKSYSEVANHILNTAAISNWAFIPNKNASSDLLQSVNLFARQLHIHNNSENIVNELFIQTKGFHINHNTSEKSLNFSMSTNNTTEDILGMVQIPRQELRKLWPNASQAISIAFPTLGAILREAHLQNVSHPRRVNGLVLSVVLPETLQEIILTFEKINKTRNARAQCVGWHSKKRRWDEKACQMMLDIKNEVKCRCNYTSAVMSFSILMSSKLMTDKVLDYITCIGLSVSILSLVLCLIIEATVWSQVVVTEISYMRHVCIVNIAVSLLTANVWFIIGSNFNIKAQDYNMCVAVTFFSHFFYLSLFFWMLFKALLIIYGILVIFRRMMKSRMMVIGFAIGYGCPLIIAVTTVAITEPENGYMRPEACWLNWDNTKALLAFAIPALVIVAVNLIVVLVVAVNTQRPSIGSSKSQDVAIIMRISKNVAILTPLLGLTWGFGIATLIEGTSLTFHIIFALLNAFQGFFILLFGTIMDHKIRDALRMRMSSLKGKSRAAENASLGPTNGSKLMNRQG, from the exons ATGAAAATGAAGTCCCAGGCAACCATGATTTGCTGCTTAATGTTCTTTCTGTCCACAGAATGTTCCCACTATAGATCCAAGATTCACCTAAAA GCTGGAGATAAACTTCAAAGCCCTGAAGGGAAACCCAAGACTGGAAGGATCCAAG agCAATGCGAAGGACCTTGCATCTCTTCTTCCAACTGCAGCCAGCCCTGTGCTAAGGACTTTCATGGAGAAATAGGATTTACATGTAATCAAAAAAAGTGGCACAAATCAACTGAAACATGTACAAGCCTTTCTGTGGAAAAACTCTTTAAG gaCTCAACTGGTGCATCTCGCCTTTCTGTAGCAGCACCATCTATACCTCTGCACATTCTAGACTTTCGAGCTCCCGAGACCATTGAGAGTGTAGCTCAAGGAATCCGTAAGAACTGCCCCCTTGATTATGCCTGCATCATTGACATTGTGAAATCATCAGAAACGACATCTGGAAATATTGCATTTATAGTAGagctattaaaaaatatttctacagaCTTGTCTGATAATGTCACTCGAGAGAAAATGAAG AGCTATAGTGAAGTGGCCAACCACATCCTCAACACAGCAGCCATTTCAAATTGGGCTTTCATTCCCAACAAAAATGCCAGCTCGGATTTGTTGCAGTCAGTGAATTTGTTTGCCAGACAACTCCACATCCACAATAATTCTGAGAACATTGTGAATGAACTCTTCATTCAGACAAAAGGGTTTCACATCAACCATAATACCTCAGAGAAAAGCCTCAATTTCTCCATGAGCACGAACAATACCACAGAAGATATCTTAGGAATGGTACAGATTCCCAGGCAAGAGCTAAGGAAGCTGTGGCCAAATGCATCCCAAGCCATTAGCATAGCCTTCCCAACCTTGGGGGCTATCCTGAGAGAAGCCCACTTGCAAAATGTGAGTCATCCCAGACGGGTAAATGGTCTGGTCCTATCAGTGGTTTTACCAGAAACGTTGCAAGAAATCATACTCACCTtcgaaaagatcaataaaacccGCAATGCCAGAGCCCAGTGTGTTGGCTGGCACTCCAAGAAAAGGAGATGGGATGAGAAAGCGTGCCAAATGATGTTGGACATCAAGAATGAAGTGAAATGCCGCTGTAACTACACCAGTGCGGTGATGTCTTTTTCCATTCTCATGTCCTCCAAATTGATGACCGACAAAGTTCTGGACTACATCACCTGCATTGGGCTCAGCGTCTCAATCCTAAGCTTGGTTCTTTGCCTGATCATTGAAGCCACGGTGTGGTCCCAGGTGGTTGTGACGGAGATATCATACATGCGTCACGTGTGCATAGTGAATATAGCAGTGTCCCTTTTGACTGCCAATGTGTGGTTTATCATAGGCTCTAACTTTAATATTAAGGCCCAGGACTACAACATGTGTGTTGCAGTGACATTTTTCAGCCACTTTTTCTacctctctctgtttttctggatGCTCTTCAAAGCACTGCTCATCATTTATGGAATATTGGTCATTTTCCGTCGGATGATGAAGTCCCGAATGATGGTCATTGGCTTTGCCATTGGCTATGGGTGCCCATTGATCATTGCTGTCACCACAGTTGCTATCACAGAGCCAGAGAACGGCTACATGAGACCCGAGGCCTGTTGGCTTAACTGGGACAATACCAAAGCCCTTTTAGCATTTGCCATCCCGGCATTGGTCATTGTGGCTGTaaatctgattgtggttttggttGTTGCCGTCAACACTCAGAGGCCCTCTATTGGCAGTTCCAAGTCTCAGGATGTGGCCATAATTATGAGGATCAGCAAAAATGTTGCCATCCTCACTCCACTGCTGGGACTGACCTGGGGTTTTGGAATAGCCACTCTCATAGAAGGCACTTCCTTGACGTTCCATATAATTTTTGCCTTGCTCAATGCTTTCCAG GGTTTTTTCATCCTGCTGTTTGGAACCATTATGGATCACAAG ATAAGAGATGCTTTGAGGATGAGGATGTCTTCACTGAAGGGGAAATCGAGGGCAGCAGAG AATGCATCACTTGGCCCAACCAATGGATCTAAATTAATGAATCGTCAAGGATGA